One window from the genome of Lysobacter helvus encodes:
- a CDS encoding isocitrate lyase/PEP mutase family protein, protein MQADLALRLQTLHAQAAPLVVYNAWDAGSAGAIREAGSPLVATSSWAIAAAQGYEDGEALPLDVLAQIVPRIVAKVPDVPVTVDFEGGYAEDGATVANNVARLLDLGVVGINFEDRVVKGKGLYSIEAQSARIAAIRAMAEVRGIPMFINARSDVYFDDGFAPEQRLEAAKARAAAYASAGASGFFAPGLANIDEIRALCASTPLPVNVMMWPGLPDLAALTQAGVKRISHGPGPYRAAMQGVQAAASALFGTGRR, encoded by the coding sequence ATGCAAGCCGACCTCGCCCTACGCCTTCAGACCCTCCACGCACAGGCCGCCCCGCTCGTCGTCTACAACGCGTGGGATGCCGGCAGCGCGGGCGCGATCCGCGAGGCCGGGTCGCCGCTCGTCGCAACGAGCAGCTGGGCGATCGCTGCGGCGCAGGGCTACGAGGATGGGGAAGCGTTGCCGCTCGACGTGCTCGCGCAAATCGTGCCGCGGATCGTCGCGAAGGTGCCCGATGTGCCGGTCACGGTGGACTTCGAAGGCGGCTACGCCGAGGACGGCGCGACCGTCGCGAACAACGTCGCGCGGCTGCTGGACCTGGGCGTCGTCGGCATCAACTTCGAAGACCGCGTCGTCAAGGGCAAGGGCCTGTATTCCATCGAGGCGCAGAGCGCGCGCATCGCGGCGATCCGCGCGATGGCCGAAGTGCGCGGGATCCCGATGTTCATCAATGCGCGCAGCGATGTGTACTTCGACGATGGCTTCGCGCCGGAGCAACGACTCGAGGCGGCGAAGGCGCGTGCGGCCGCTTACGCATCCGCGGGGGCGTCCGGCTTCTTCGCGCCGGGGCTCGCCAACATCGACGAGATCCGCGCGCTCTGCGCATCGACGCCATTGCCGGTGAACGTGATGATGTGGCCGGGATTGCCCGACCTCGCCGCGCTCACGCAGGCCGGCGTCAAGCGCATCAGCCATGGCCCCGGCCCGTATCGCGCGGCGATGCAGGGCGTGCAGGCCGCGGCATCGGCCCTGTTCGGCACTGGACGGCGCTGA
- a CDS encoding VOC family protein has protein sequence MIPKLQPCLWYDGTAEDAARFYAATFPDSHVGDIMRAPGDYPAGKQGNVLTVEMTILGQPFLLLNGGPEFKFDEAVSFQVATDDQAETDRYWNAITGNGGQESMCGWCKDRWGLSWQITPKRLTEYMKQGGDTAARAFKAMMTMRKIDIAALDAAVKG, from the coding sequence ATGATCCCGAAGCTCCAGCCCTGCCTGTGGTACGACGGCACCGCCGAAGACGCCGCGCGTTTCTACGCCGCCACGTTCCCCGACAGCCACGTCGGCGACATCATGCGCGCCCCCGGCGACTACCCCGCCGGCAAGCAAGGCAACGTGCTGACGGTGGAGATGACGATCCTCGGCCAACCGTTCCTGCTGTTGAACGGCGGACCCGAATTCAAGTTCGACGAAGCGGTGAGCTTCCAGGTCGCCACCGACGACCAGGCGGAAACCGATCGCTACTGGAATGCGATCACCGGCAACGGTGGGCAGGAAAGCATGTGCGGCTGGTGCAAGGATCGCTGGGGCCTGTCGTGGCAGATCACGCCGAAGCGCCTCACCGAGTACATGAAGCAGGGCGGCGACACGGCCGCGCGCGCCTTCAAGGCGATGATGACGATGCGCAAGATCGACATCGCCGCGCTCGATGCCGCGGTGAAGGGCTGA
- a CDS encoding peroxiredoxin: MNPVLKLAATVAVGLVAFAAPSLAALKVDTKAPDFSAQAYLAGKPFNFKLADALKKGPVVVYFFPAAHTSGCNLEAHLFSEAIDQFKAAHATVIGVTAGNVDQLADFSKETEHCGGKFAVAADPGAKIAKQYDAILAQKPEWSDRTSYVIAPSGNIAHVYSDLNPNKHVKETLDAVKALAPAKAAKK; encoded by the coding sequence ATGAACCCCGTCCTGAAGCTTGCCGCGACCGTCGCCGTCGGCCTCGTCGCGTTCGCCGCGCCTTCGCTGGCGGCATTGAAGGTCGACACCAAGGCGCCCGATTTCAGCGCGCAGGCCTACCTCGCCGGCAAGCCGTTCAACTTCAAGCTCGCCGATGCGCTGAAGAAGGGCCCGGTGGTCGTGTACTTCTTCCCGGCCGCGCACACCTCGGGCTGCAACCTCGAGGCGCATTTGTTCTCCGAGGCCATCGACCAGTTCAAGGCCGCGCACGCCACCGTGATCGGCGTGACCGCCGGCAACGTGGACCAGCTGGCCGACTTCTCGAAGGAAACCGAACACTGCGGCGGCAAGTTCGCCGTCGCCGCCGATCCGGGCGCGAAGATCGCCAAGCAGTACGACGCGATCCTGGCGCAGAAGCCGGAATGGTCGGACCGCACGTCGTACGTCATCGCGCCGTCGGGCAACATCGCGCACGTGTATTCGGACCTCAACCCGAACAAGCACGTGAAGGAAACGCTGGACGCGGTGAAGGCGCTCGCACCGGCGAAGGCTGCGAAGAAGTAA
- a CDS encoding alpha/beta fold hydrolase, with protein sequence MNLLNAHVRDTLVRGALAACLGLFSLVAPAHAEVHPYSAAFHGTDMAVTGGTQYVRVGGHGPAVLLLHGFGDTGDMWQPLAEKLVKDHTVIVPDLRGMGLSSHPETGYEKTAQARDLIGILDALKVDRVQLVTHDIGNMVGYALAAQFPARVTRWVVIDAPLPGLGSWDKQITNPKTWHFNFRGPDVERLVAGRERILLDRFYNELSANPAGIDEATRNHYAALYARPGAIHDAFSGQFGAFAQDAKDNQALFAKGGKLPMPVLAIGGDHSYGESMQTEVATVATHVDGAVIKDSGHWIMEEQPGQLIPVIEAYLRK encoded by the coding sequence ATGAACCTGCTGAACGCGCATGTCCGCGACACCCTGGTGCGTGGCGCCCTGGCCGCATGCCTGGGCCTGTTCTCCCTGGTCGCACCCGCGCATGCCGAAGTGCATCCGTATTCGGCCGCCTTCCACGGCACCGACATGGCAGTCACCGGCGGCACGCAATACGTGCGCGTCGGCGGGCACGGGCCGGCGGTGCTGTTGCTGCACGGCTTCGGCGACACGGGCGACATGTGGCAACCGCTGGCCGAGAAGCTGGTGAAGGACCACACCGTGATCGTGCCCGACCTCCGCGGCATGGGCCTGTCGTCGCACCCGGAAACGGGTTACGAGAAGACCGCGCAGGCGCGCGACCTCATCGGGATCCTCGATGCGTTGAAGGTCGACCGCGTGCAACTGGTGACGCACGACATCGGCAACATGGTGGGTTACGCACTCGCGGCGCAGTTCCCTGCGCGCGTCACACGTTGGGTCGTGATCGATGCGCCGCTGCCGGGGCTCGGCAGCTGGGACAAGCAGATCACCAATCCGAAGACGTGGCACTTCAACTTCCGCGGGCCGGACGTGGAGCGCCTGGTCGCTGGGCGCGAACGCATCCTGCTCGATCGCTTCTACAACGAACTGTCGGCGAACCCGGCCGGCATCGACGAGGCGACGCGCAACCACTACGCCGCGCTGTATGCGCGCCCGGGTGCGATCCACGATGCCTTCAGTGGCCAGTTCGGCGCATTCGCGCAGGACGCGAAGGACAACCAGGCATTGTTCGCGAAGGGCGGAAAACTGCCGATGCCGGTGCTGGCGATCGGCGGCGATCACTCGTACGGCGAGTCGATGCAGACGGAAGTCGCGACGGTGGCCACGCACGTGGACGGTGCGGTGATCAAGGATTCGGGGCACTGGATCATGGAAGAACAACCGGGCCAGCTGATCCCGGTGATCGAAGCGTATTTGCGCAAGTAA
- a CDS encoding organic hydroperoxide resistance protein, protein MPSPLVTELYTAHVRTVGGREGAGKTSDGTLDLQFATPGSGKPGTNPEQLFALGYSACFLSAMHIAALQRKIKWPKDAAVDADVTLGKTASDEYQLHVTMHIDLPGLDDETKKALAEAGHRTCPYSRATRGDIEVEFKVK, encoded by the coding sequence ATGCCCAGCCCGCTGGTCACCGAGCTCTACACCGCCCACGTCCGCACCGTCGGAGGTCGCGAAGGGGCAGGAAAGACCAGCGACGGCACGCTCGACCTGCAGTTCGCCACGCCCGGCAGCGGCAAGCCCGGCACCAATCCCGAACAACTCTTCGCGCTGGGCTACTCGGCGTGCTTCCTCAGCGCGATGCACATCGCCGCGTTGCAACGGAAGATCAAGTGGCCGAAGGACGCGGCGGTCGACGCCGACGTCACGCTCGGCAAGACCGCCAGCGACGAGTACCAGCTGCACGTCACGATGCACATCGACCTGCCCGGCCTGGACGACGAAACGAAAAAAGCGCTCGCCGAGGCAGGCCACCGGACCTGCCCGTATTCCCGCGCGACGCGCGGCGACATCGAAGTGGAATTCAAGGTGAAGTAA
- a CDS encoding alpha/beta fold hydrolase, translated as MKPLRAIDPGRRLLLETAALGVAASPFGFMQAARAQPDTPTSMRTFANMQQVRAGVLDIAYAEDGPKTGPPVVLLHGWPYDIHSYVDVAPQLAARGYRVLVPHLRGYGSTRFLSPDTLRNGQPAALAEDVVAFMDALGIKQAVFGGFDWGARSADIVAALWPERVKALVAVSGYLIGSQQAAQAPLPPEAELQWWYQYYFATDRGRAGYEKYRHDFAKLIWKLASPKWAFDDATFDRSAQSLDNPDHVDIVIHNYRWRLGLAKGEAKYDAIEAKLAAFPPITVPTITLEGDANGAPHPTPESYAKRFTGKYAHRLLTGGIGHNPPQEAPAAFAQAIVEADRL; from the coding sequence ATGAAGCCGCTCCGCGCGATCGACCCGGGCCGTCGCCTGCTCCTGGAAACGGCGGCGCTCGGCGTCGCGGCTTCCCCGTTCGGCTTCATGCAGGCGGCGAGGGCGCAACCGGACACACCGACTTCGATGCGCACTTTCGCGAACATGCAACAGGTACGCGCCGGCGTCCTCGACATCGCGTACGCCGAAGACGGACCGAAAACGGGCCCGCCCGTCGTGCTGCTGCATGGCTGGCCGTACGACATCCACAGCTATGTCGATGTCGCACCGCAACTGGCCGCGCGCGGCTATCGCGTACTCGTTCCGCACCTGCGCGGTTACGGCAGCACGCGGTTCCTGTCGCCCGACACGCTGCGCAACGGACAGCCTGCTGCGCTCGCCGAAGACGTGGTCGCCTTCATGGACGCGCTCGGCATCAAGCAGGCGGTGTTCGGCGGATTCGATTGGGGCGCGCGCTCGGCCGACATCGTCGCGGCGCTGTGGCCCGAACGCGTCAAGGCGCTCGTGGCGGTGAGCGGCTACCTGATCGGCAGCCAGCAGGCGGCGCAGGCGCCGCTGCCGCCCGAAGCCGAACTGCAGTGGTGGTACCAGTACTACTTCGCGACCGACCGCGGTCGTGCGGGCTACGAAAAATACCGCCACGACTTCGCGAAGCTGATCTGGAAACTCGCTTCGCCGAAATGGGCGTTCGACGACGCAACGTTCGATCGCAGCGCCCAATCGCTCGACAACCCCGACCACGTCGATATCGTGATCCACAACTATCGATGGCGGCTGGGCCTGGCGAAGGGCGAAGCGAAGTACGACGCCATCGAAGCGAAGCTCGCCGCCTTCCCGCCGATCACCGTCCCGACGATCACGCTCGAAGGCGACGCCAACGGCGCGCCGCATCCCACGCCCGAGAGTTACGCGAAGCGCTTCACCGGCAAGTACGCACATCGCTTGCTGACGGGTGGCATCGGGCACAACCCGCCGCAGGAAGCGCCCGCGGCGTTCGCGCAGGCGATCGTGGAGGCCGATCGCCTCTGA
- a CDS encoding FG-GAP-like repeat-containing protein, translated as MRTQQHTLRAWCVVVPGLLLSTSAFAANHVVNANTNMTFTPATITIAAGDTITFHNNGGIHNVASDPGAITGFRCANGCDGAGGNGNLSSAAWNATVTFPTAGTIRYHCERHGAAGGVGMSGVITVTPAVRKSDFNGNGRSDILWRNTSTGANVIWLSAASGSPQAVTTLAVAWRAVGLGDYNGGGRSDILWRNTSTGANAIWRSGLSSTPQTVTTMASQAWIVAGSGDYNGDGRADILWRNTSTGANVIWRSALSSTTQAVTTRTIAWTVVGNGDYNGDGRSDILWRDNSTGANLIWLSANSATTMAVTTRTTAWSVVGSGDYNGDGRSDILWRSTSGANLIWRSANSATTQAVTTMATAWRVVGSGDYNGDGRADILWRNTTTGANIIWRSASSATTQAVTTMASQAQTVVGFTE; from the coding sequence ATGCGAACTCAACAACACACACTCCGCGCCTGGTGCGTGGTCGTGCCGGGGCTGCTGCTGTCGACGTCGGCGTTCGCGGCCAACCACGTCGTCAACGCGAACACGAACATGACATTCACGCCGGCCACGATCACGATCGCGGCCGGCGACACGATCACGTTCCACAACAACGGCGGCATCCACAACGTCGCGTCCGATCCGGGCGCGATCACCGGCTTCCGGTGCGCCAATGGCTGCGATGGCGCAGGCGGCAACGGCAACCTCAGCAGTGCGGCATGGAATGCGACCGTGACGTTCCCGACCGCCGGCACCATCCGTTACCACTGCGAACGGCATGGCGCTGCCGGCGGCGTCGGCATGTCCGGCGTCATCACCGTCACGCCCGCGGTGCGCAAGAGCGACTTCAACGGCAACGGCCGCTCCGACATCCTGTGGCGCAACACGAGCACGGGCGCGAACGTGATCTGGCTGTCGGCGGCATCGGGTTCGCCGCAGGCGGTGACGACGCTGGCGGTCGCGTGGCGCGCGGTGGGACTGGGCGATTACAACGGCGGCGGCCGCTCCGACATCCTGTGGCGCAACACCAGCACCGGCGCGAACGCGATCTGGCGGTCCGGCCTGTCGTCGACGCCGCAGACCGTCACCACGATGGCGAGCCAGGCGTGGATCGTCGCGGGCTCGGGCGACTACAACGGCGATGGGCGCGCCGACATTCTGTGGCGCAACACCAGCACCGGCGCGAACGTGATCTGGCGCTCCGCGTTGTCGAGCACCACGCAGGCCGTCACCACGCGCACCATCGCGTGGACCGTCGTCGGCAACGGCGACTACAACGGCGATGGGCGTTCCGACATTTTGTGGCGCGACAACAGCACCGGCGCGAACCTGATCTGGTTGTCGGCCAATTCGGCGACCACGATGGCGGTGACCACGCGCACGACGGCGTGGAGCGTCGTGGGCTCCGGCGATTACAACGGCGATGGCCGCAGCGACATCCTGTGGCGCAGCACCAGCGGCGCGAACCTGATCTGGCGCTCGGCCAATTCGGCGACGACGCAGGCGGTCACGACGATGGCGACCGCATGGCGCGTCGTGGGCTCCGGCGACTACAACGGCGACGGCCGCGCGGACATCCTGTGGCGCAACACCACCACGGGCGCGAACATCATCTGGCGTTCGGCGAGCTCGGCGACGACGCAAGCGGTCACGACGATGGCGAGCCAGGCGCAGACGGTGGTGGGCTTCACGGAGTAG
- a CDS encoding GNAT family N-acetyltransferase yields MALVPVQADQAPALSALCYEIYPQTFTYLWDDAGAWYMDAMYSVAKMQEELRDPNARFDFLALDGRRVGYLKLKLDSDLAGEPGGLEVERIYLSQDCAGQGLGGFMLAAAIDVAQQRHKRYAWLHVMDSSLDAIRFYEKHGFSIVGETMLPFSHMLPHYRRMWRMRKPLA; encoded by the coding sequence GTGGCGCTGGTCCCGGTCCAAGCAGATCAAGCGCCCGCGCTGTCGGCGCTGTGCTACGAGATCTATCCGCAGACGTTCACGTACCTGTGGGACGACGCCGGCGCCTGGTACATGGACGCGATGTACAGCGTCGCGAAGATGCAGGAAGAGTTGCGCGATCCGAACGCGCGCTTCGATTTCCTCGCGCTCGACGGCCGCCGCGTCGGGTATCTGAAACTGAAACTCGACAGCGACCTGGCCGGCGAACCCGGCGGACTGGAAGTCGAACGCATCTACCTGTCGCAGGACTGCGCGGGCCAGGGCCTCGGCGGATTCATGTTGGCCGCGGCGATCGACGTCGCGCAGCAACGCCACAAGCGCTACGCCTGGCTGCACGTGATGGACAGCAGCCTCGACGCGATCCGCTTCTACGAGAAGCATGGGTTTTCCATCGTCGGCGAAACGATGCTGCCCTTCTCGCACATGCTGCCGCACTACCGGCGGATGTGGCGGATGCGGAAGCCATTGGCCTAA
- a CDS encoding cytochrome P460 family protein has product MKVSIAMQTAVLGALGLGLGVAFNALSAQGPDKYSLKSPSDIAFADFKGYEDWSLVSSARTDEVLKVIVANPTMIKAYKSGIPGNGKPFPEGSKIAKLQWSPKKSTDAQFVVDVPDQFKQAFLMEKDSKRFPKTGGWGYAVFNYDAKTDTYTPDATSKADCGQACHLKVKDKNYIFHPYQKR; this is encoded by the coding sequence ATGAAGGTTTCGATCGCGATGCAGACCGCCGTCCTCGGCGCCCTCGGCCTGGGACTCGGCGTCGCGTTCAACGCGCTGTCCGCACAGGGCCCGGACAAGTACTCGCTCAAGTCGCCGAGCGATATCGCATTCGCCGACTTCAAGGGCTACGAAGACTGGTCGCTCGTGTCGTCGGCGCGCACCGACGAGGTACTCAAGGTGATCGTCGCCAACCCGACGATGATCAAGGCCTACAAGTCCGGCATCCCCGGCAACGGCAAGCCGTTCCCGGAAGGGTCCAAGATCGCCAAGCTGCAGTGGTCGCCGAAGAAGAGCACCGACGCGCAGTTCGTCGTCGACGTGCCCGACCAGTTCAAGCAGGCCTTCCTGATGGAGAAGGACAGCAAGCGCTTCCCGAAGACCGGTGGCTGGGGCTACGCGGTCTTCAACTACGACGCGAAGACCGACACGTACACGCCCGACGCCACCAGCAAGGCCGACTGCGGGCAGGCCTGCCACCTCAAGGTGAAGGACAAGAACTACATCTTCCACCCGTACCAGAAGCGTTGA
- a CDS encoding alpha/beta hydrolase has protein sequence MSPATSTPAASNAAKNVVLVHGAFADGSGWQKVYNLLKNDGFNVTIAQNPTTTLADDVAVVKRAIAQQDGPVVLVGHSYGGVVVSEAGTDPKVQSVVYIAAFAPDQGESVQTLIANPPPGAAVPPILPPQDGFLFLDRDKFAASFAGDIPAEDAKFMADSQVPWGVEALAGAVTTPAWKSKPSWYLVATDDHMIPPPAQQMMAKRAGATVVEVPGSHAIYVSQPAAVARLIAQAAQGVH, from the coding sequence ATGTCGCCTGCAACGTCCACGCCTGCCGCTTCGAACGCCGCGAAGAATGTCGTCCTCGTGCACGGCGCCTTCGCCGACGGTTCCGGATGGCAGAAGGTCTACAACCTGCTGAAGAACGACGGCTTCAACGTCACGATCGCGCAGAACCCGACGACGACGCTCGCGGACGACGTGGCCGTGGTGAAGCGCGCCATCGCACAGCAGGATGGTCCCGTCGTTCTCGTCGGGCATTCGTATGGCGGCGTGGTCGTGTCGGAGGCCGGGACGGATCCGAAGGTCCAGAGCGTGGTCTACATCGCGGCCTTCGCCCCCGACCAGGGCGAGTCGGTGCAGACCTTGATCGCGAATCCACCACCGGGCGCAGCGGTGCCGCCGATCCTGCCGCCGCAGGATGGGTTCCTGTTCCTCGACCGCGACAAGTTCGCCGCATCCTTCGCCGGCGACATCCCCGCCGAGGATGCGAAGTTCATGGCGGACTCGCAGGTGCCGTGGGGCGTGGAAGCGTTGGCGGGCGCGGTGACCACGCCCGCGTGGAAGTCGAAGCCGAGCTGGTATCTCGTGGCGACCGACGACCACATGATCCCGCCGCCCGCGCAGCAGATGATGGCCAAGCGCGCAGGCGCCACCGTCGTCGAAGTGCCCGGCAGCCATGCGATCTACGTGTCTCAGCCGGCGGCGGTGGCCAGGCTCATCGCGCAGGCGGCGCAGGGCGTACATTGA
- a CDS encoding helix-turn-helix transcriptional regulator — protein MDESRKRPVTGIGRVIGWPGGSLWIGRHVAQVQDHAHHAIQVSLAMAGDFRIQGAGWPEPRATRGVVVMPDRRHRFDGAGATIATLFVEPNSKRGAALRTRFAGFDLCLLPDDEVRDAVQFVQAHYEAAAPDALLLQAAQGAVCSVAGNPPAAPVDDPRITSAIEWLQARLATPIRLDDVAAAVHLSPSRFRHLFASQTGTSLRAWLLWARMEHAVESAFQGRSWTDAAHEAGFADAAHLTRTCRRVFGLAPTMLVPEQVSGK, from the coding sequence ATGGATGAGTCCCGCAAGCGTCCCGTCACGGGCATCGGCCGCGTCATCGGCTGGCCGGGCGGGAGCCTGTGGATCGGGCGGCATGTCGCGCAGGTGCAGGACCACGCGCACCACGCGATCCAGGTGTCGCTGGCGATGGCGGGCGACTTCCGCATCCAGGGTGCCGGGTGGCCCGAACCGCGCGCAACGCGGGGCGTCGTGGTGATGCCGGATCGACGGCATCGCTTCGATGGCGCCGGTGCGACGATCGCAACCTTGTTCGTCGAGCCGAATTCAAAGCGCGGTGCGGCCTTGCGCACGCGCTTCGCCGGTTTCGATCTGTGCCTGTTGCCGGACGACGAAGTGCGCGACGCCGTGCAATTCGTGCAGGCGCATTACGAAGCCGCGGCGCCCGACGCATTGTTGCTGCAGGCCGCGCAGGGCGCGGTGTGCAGCGTGGCCGGCAATCCGCCCGCGGCGCCGGTCGACGATCCGCGCATCACGTCGGCGATCGAATGGCTGCAGGCACGGCTTGCGACGCCGATCCGCCTCGATGACGTCGCCGCCGCCGTGCATCTGTCGCCCAGCCGCTTCCGCCATCTGTTCGCATCGCAAACCGGCACATCGCTGCGCGCGTGGTTGTTGTGGGCGCGGATGGAGCACGCGGTGGAGTCCGCGTTCCAGGGCCGATCGTGGACCGACGCCGCGCACGAAGCCGGCTTCGCCGATGCAGCGCACCTGACGCGCACGTGTCGTCGCGTGTTCGGATTGGCGCCGACGATGCTGGTGCCGGAGCAAGTCAGCGGGAAGTGA
- a CDS encoding sensor histidine kinase, with the protein MNGPTTAFDPIALLEAVDWRSTPLGARSQWPATLKSLLALILRSHRPQYLVWGPDRRFFYNAAFLPVMGIKHPQGFGQPMSEVWPEVWHEIEPLVSSSIDEGASHFFEDRPFVLQRHGHDEQTYFSFSYTPVEDDEGRIAGLMCVLNERTDAIEAETRQRAQMRRMQELLQQAPGFACVTYGPTHVITIVNDAYERLVGQSRDALIGRPVAEALPEVIDQGYVTLLDHVFRYREPFVGRSLPVRLARPDATTEERILDFVYQPILDGNGSMDGIFIQGSDVTARVRAETELRRSEQALRDANANKDRFLAVLGHELRNPLAPIHTATELLRHLVRDPRATQCIDVIARQTRHMTALVEDLVDMARITNNLIALDRRPVDLNAIVEGAVEQLRPSAAARDHAVVTHLADRDVVVDGDGVRLTQVVTNLLSNAIRYTPVGGSIRITVSRDNARARIDIEDNGEGIAPELLPELFEPFVQAHRATDREHGGLGIGLTLVKRLVEAHGGEVEVASEGLGRGSRFTVRLPLAS; encoded by the coding sequence GTGAATGGCCCGACGACAGCGTTCGACCCGATTGCGTTGCTGGAAGCGGTCGATTGGCGCAGCACGCCGCTCGGCGCCCGGTCGCAGTGGCCGGCCACGCTCAAGTCCTTGCTCGCGCTGATCCTGCGCAGCCACCGCCCGCAGTACCTGGTGTGGGGGCCGGATCGCCGGTTCTTCTACAACGCGGCCTTCCTGCCCGTCATGGGCATCAAGCATCCGCAGGGCTTCGGCCAGCCGATGTCGGAGGTCTGGCCCGAGGTCTGGCACGAGATCGAACCGCTGGTGTCTTCGTCCATCGACGAGGGGGCATCGCACTTCTTCGAGGATCGTCCGTTCGTGCTGCAGCGTCATGGCCACGATGAGCAGACGTATTTCAGCTTCTCGTACACGCCGGTCGAGGACGACGAAGGCCGCATCGCCGGCCTGATGTGCGTCCTCAACGAGCGCACCGACGCGATCGAAGCCGAGACGCGCCAGCGCGCGCAGATGCGGCGCATGCAGGAGCTGCTGCAGCAGGCGCCGGGCTTTGCGTGCGTGACGTACGGGCCGACGCACGTGATCACGATCGTCAACGATGCGTACGAACGCCTGGTCGGACAATCGCGCGATGCGCTGATCGGCCGGCCGGTCGCCGAGGCGTTGCCCGAAGTCATCGACCAGGGCTACGTCACCTTGCTCGACCACGTCTTCCGCTATCGCGAACCCTTCGTCGGCCGTTCGCTGCCCGTGCGCCTGGCCAGGCCCGATGCGACGACCGAGGAACGCATCCTCGATTTCGTCTACCAGCCCATCCTCGATGGCAACGGGTCGATGGACGGGATCTTCATCCAGGGCTCGGACGTCACCGCGCGCGTGCGTGCCGAGACGGAGCTGCGCCGGAGCGAACAGGCGCTGCGCGATGCCAACGCCAACAAGGACCGCTTCCTCGCCGTGCTGGGCCACGAACTGCGCAATCCGCTGGCGCCCATCCACACCGCGACGGAACTGCTGCGCCATCTCGTGCGCGATCCGCGCGCCACGCAATGCATCGACGTCATCGCGCGGCAGACACGGCACATGACGGCGCTGGTCGAAGACCTGGTGGACATGGCGCGGATCACCAACAACCTGATCGCGCTCGACCGCAGGCCGGTGGACCTCAACGCCATCGTGGAGGGGGCGGTCGAACAACTGCGCCCGAGTGCCGCGGCGCGCGACCACGCCGTGGTCACGCACCTGGCCGATCGCGACGTGGTGGTGGATGGCGATGGCGTGCGCCTGACGCAGGTCGTGACCAACCTGCTGTCCAACGCCATCCGTTACACGCCCGTCGGCGGCAGCATCCGGATCACCGTGTCACGCGACAACGCCCGCGCGCGCATCGACATCGAAGACAACGGCGAGGGCATCGCACCGGAATTGCTGCCCGAACTCTTCGAGCCCTTCGTGCAGGCGCACCGCGCCACGGATCGCGAGCACGGCGGCCTCGGCATCGGCCTGACGCTCGTCAAGCGCCTCGTCGAGGCGCATGGCGGGGAAGTCGAAGTGGCGAGCGAAGGGTTGGGGCGCGGCAGTCGCTTCACGGTGCGGTTGCCGCTGGCGTCCTGA